The following coding sequences lie in one Montipora foliosa isolate CH-2021 chromosome 11, ASM3666993v2, whole genome shotgun sequence genomic window:
- the LOC137977284 gene encoding piggyBac transposable element-derived protein 4-like, translated as MKAVDYFQIYFTEAVWNLIVKQTNLYTQQKRAPDDRSVWYPVTFDEFKAWVAMILNMEIVQKPTIHFYWRTKSTIQNPFFPSIMSRNRFLQIMRYLHFTDNQEEVRDKNSPDYEKLFKIRKLLDLLLPRLSEVYNPERNLAVDETLVKFKGKIYLPQFIPIKPGRFGMRCFTLAESSRGYVSNIYTGKEQGVQQNNLVRRAVMDLMDKFRDKGYVLFEANYYTAVPLPQELSSRGTLAYGTVQSNRKGLPKDITNPGSG; from the coding sequence ATGAAAGCCGTggactattttcaaatatatttTACCGAAGCTGTTTGGAATCTGATAGTCAAGCAAACCAATTTGTACACTCAGCAGAAGAGGGCCCCTGATGATAGGTCGGTGTGGTATCCAGTAACATTTGATGAGTTCAAAGCTTGGGTGGCTATGATACTGAACATGGAAATTGTGCAAAAACCAACTATACATTTTTACTGGAGAACAAAATCAACTATCCAAAATCCATTCTTCCCATCCATAATGTCCAGAAACAGGTTTTTGCAGATAATGCGTTatcttcattttacagataaccaGGAAGAGGTGAGAGACAAAAATTCTCCAGATTATGAAAAGCTATTCAAGATAAGGAAACTTCTAGATCTTTTGTTGCCAAGGTTGTCAGAAGTTTACAACCCGGAGAGAAATTTGGCAGTTGATGAAACTCTGGTAAAGTTCAAAGGGAAGATTTACTTGCCTCAATTTATCCCAATCAAGCCTGGCCGCTTTGGCATGAGATGTTTCACTCTTGCTGAGTCAAGTAGGGGTTATGTCAGTAACATTTACACTGGGAAGGAACAAGGGGTGCAGCAGAACAATCTTGTCAGAAGAGCGGTCATGGATCTAATGGACAAGTTTCGTGACAAGGGTTATGTGTTATTCGAGGCTAACTACTATACTGCAGTCCCTCTGCCCCAAGAGCTTAGTTCACGAGGCACACTTGCTTATGGGACAGTCCAATCGAACCGGAAAGGGCTTCCAAAAGACATAACTAATCCAGGCAGTGGATAA